Proteins from a single region of Pseudomonas sp. 10S4:
- a CDS encoding STAS domain-containing protein → MSVVTEVSQNGQKLTISIKGRFDFAKHQEFRESYENREPKPESFEVNLKDATYLDSSALGMLLLLRDHAGGENAEITLTHANADVRKILAISNFEQIFDVA, encoded by the coding sequence ATGTCAGTCGTTACAGAAGTCTCCCAAAATGGGCAAAAGCTGACGATTTCGATCAAGGGGCGATTCGATTTTGCCAAGCACCAGGAATTTCGCGAGTCCTACGAAAATCGTGAGCCAAAGCCCGAGTCCTTTGAAGTGAACCTGAAGGACGCCACCTACCTCGACAGTTCTGCGCTCGGCATGTTGTTGCTGTTGCGTGATCACGCCGGTGGCGAAAACGCCGAGATCACGTTGACCCACGCCAACGCCGATGTGCGCAAGATTCTGGCCATTTCCAACTTCGAACAAATCTTCGACGTGGCGTGA
- the fliJ gene encoding flagellar export protein FliJ has translation MAQSRAGRLAPVVEMAEKVEKTAVQRLGHFQGQVRLAESKLADLEAFRLDYQEQWIIRGSSGVSGQWLLGYQGFLAQLGTAIDQQRQSLVWHQNNLNKAREAWQKAFARVEGLRKLVQRYMEEARKLEDRREQKLLDELSQRLPRQDPY, from the coding sequence ATGGCCCAGAGTCGAGCAGGGCGTCTGGCACCGGTGGTCGAAATGGCCGAAAAGGTTGAGAAAACCGCTGTCCAGCGCTTGGGGCACTTTCAGGGACAGGTTCGGCTAGCCGAAAGCAAGCTCGCCGACCTTGAAGCCTTTCGCCTCGATTACCAGGAACAATGGATCATCCGCGGCAGCAGTGGCGTTTCCGGCCAGTGGTTGCTGGGTTATCAGGGCTTTCTGGCGCAACTGGGCACGGCCATCGATCAGCAGCGCCAAAGCCTGGTCTGGCATCAAAACAATCTGAACAAGGCGCGCGAGGCTTGGCAGAAGGCGTTCGCCCGGGTTGAAGGCCTGCGCAAACTGGTTCAACGCTACATGGAAGAGGCGCGCAAGCTCGAAGACCGGCGCGAGCAGAAGTTGCTGGATGAGTTGTCCCAGCGGTTGCCGCGTCAGGATCCGTATTAA
- the fliF gene encoding flagellar basal-body MS-ring/collar protein FliF, with amino-acid sequence MAEAVADNVPAKATPIDGKPPLFGLSFLENLSEMTMLRQVGLLVGLAASVAIGFAVVLWSQQPDYRPLYGSLAGMDAKQVMETLAAADIPYTVEPNSGALLVKADDVSRARLKLAAAGVTPSDGNIGFEILDKDQGLGTSQFMEATRYRRGLEGELARTISSLNNVKGARVHLAIPKSSVFVRDERKPSASILVELYSGRSLEPGQVLAIINLVATAVPELSKSQITVVDQKGNLLSDQAENSELTMAGKQFDYSRRMESMLTQRVHNILQPVLGNDRYKAEVSADVDFSAVESTSEQFNPDQPALRSEQSTSEQRTASNGPQGVPGALSNQPPSPASAPQKTGGAPAAAAMVQPGQPLLDANGQQIMDPTTGQPMLAPYPADKRQQSTKNFELDRSISHTKQQQGRLNRLSVSVVVDDQIKINAANGETTRAPWSADELARFTRLVQDAVGFDASRGDSVSVINMPFSAERGEVIADIPFYSQPWFWDVVKQVLGVLFILVLVFGVLRPVLNNITGGGKGKQLAGLGSDVELGGMGGLDGELSNDRVSLGGPQSILLPSPSEGYDAQLNAIKSLVAEDPGRVAQVVKEWINADE; translated from the coding sequence ATGGCAGAAGCAGTCGCCGATAATGTTCCGGCCAAGGCCACTCCGATAGACGGTAAACCGCCGCTGTTCGGGTTGTCCTTCCTGGAAAACCTCTCCGAGATGACCATGTTGCGTCAGGTGGGCCTGTTGGTCGGCCTGGCTGCGAGCGTGGCGATTGGCTTTGCCGTGGTGTTGTGGTCGCAGCAGCCGGACTACCGGCCTTTGTACGGCAGTCTTGCCGGTATGGACGCCAAACAGGTTATGGAAACCCTGGCCGCCGCTGACATTCCTTATACCGTTGAACCTAACTCCGGTGCCTTGCTGGTCAAGGCCGATGATGTGTCCCGTGCGCGGCTCAAGCTCGCGGCGGCTGGTGTCACTCCCAGCGACGGCAACATCGGTTTTGAAATCCTCGACAAGGACCAGGGCTTGGGGACCAGCCAGTTCATGGAAGCGACCCGTTATCGTCGCGGCCTCGAAGGTGAATTGGCTCGCACTATCTCCAGCCTGAACAACGTCAAGGGTGCCCGCGTGCACTTGGCGATTCCGAAAAGCTCGGTCTTCGTGCGCGATGAGCGCAAGCCAAGTGCGTCGATTCTGGTTGAACTGTATTCCGGCCGCTCCCTGGAGCCAGGCCAGGTGTTGGCGATCATTAACCTTGTCGCCACTGCCGTTCCTGAACTGAGCAAGTCGCAGATCACCGTCGTCGACCAGAAGGGCAACCTGCTGTCCGATCAGGCGGAGAACTCCGAACTGACCATGGCCGGCAAGCAATTCGATTACAGCCGCCGCATGGAAAGCATGCTGACCCAGCGCGTGCACAACATCCTGCAACCGGTGCTGGGCAATGACCGCTATAAAGCCGAAGTCTCGGCCGACGTGGATTTCAGCGCCGTTGAATCGACCTCCGAGCAGTTCAACCCGGACCAACCGGCGTTGCGCAGCGAGCAGTCGACTTCTGAACAACGCACCGCCAGCAATGGCCCGCAAGGCGTGCCGGGTGCCCTGAGCAACCAGCCGCCGTCGCCAGCCTCGGCGCCGCAAAAAACCGGTGGCGCTCCCGCGGCGGCGGCCATGGTGCAGCCAGGCCAGCCGTTGCTGGATGCCAATGGTCAGCAAATCATGGACCCGACCACCGGCCAGCCGATGCTTGCACCTTACCCGGCGGACAAGCGTCAACAATCCACCAAAAACTTCGAGCTTGATCGCTCCATCAGCCACACCAAACAGCAACAGGGCCGTTTGAATCGCCTGTCGGTGTCGGTGGTGGTGGATGACCAGATCAAGATCAACGCGGCCAACGGTGAAACCACCCGCGCGCCATGGAGCGCCGATGAATTGGCGCGCTTCACTCGCCTGGTGCAGGACGCCGTCGGTTTCGACGCCAGCCGTGGTGACAGTGTCAGCGTGATCAACATGCCGTTCTCCGCTGAGCGCGGTGAAGTGATTGCCGATATTCCGTTCTACTCCCAGCCCTGGTTCTGGGACGTCGTCAAGCAAGTGCTGGGTGTGTTGTTCATCCTGGTGCTGGTGTTCGGTGTGCTGCGTCCGGTGCTCAACAACATCACCGGTGGCGGCAAAGGCAAGCAACTGGCCGGTCTGGGTAGCGACGTAGAGTTGGGTGGCATGGGCGGCCTGGACGGCGAACTGTCCAACGACCGCGTCAGCCTCGGCGGCCCGCAAAGCATCCTGTTGCCGAGCCCGAGCGAAGGCTATGACGCACAGCTGAACGCAATCAAGAGTTTGGTGGCAGAAGATCCGGGTCGTGTGGCCCAGGTCGTGAAAGAGTGGATTAACGCAGATGAGTGA
- the fliO gene encoding flagellar biosynthetic protein FliO yields the protein MKKVLGSLPGMLLALPFSVMAAEPIATATAAVNTATAAVAPAVSSGVAGQLTQLVFGLLLVLGLIFFLAWLLRRVQQAGPAGKGQVIDIIGSRALGPRDRLMLIQVGNEQILLGLSPGTITALHVLKEPVQVPSGTEKSTPEFAQRLMELLGKDQKDKK from the coding sequence GTGAAAAAGGTTCTGGGTTCTTTGCCGGGAATGCTGCTGGCGTTGCCGTTCAGCGTGATGGCGGCCGAGCCGATTGCGACGGCCACTGCCGCGGTGAATACCGCGACGGCTGCCGTTGCGCCGGCGGTCAGCAGCGGTGTAGCCGGGCAATTGACGCAATTGGTGTTCGGCCTGTTGTTGGTGCTGGGGTTGATCTTCTTCCTCGCCTGGCTGTTGCGTCGGGTCCAGCAGGCCGGGCCGGCCGGCAAGGGGCAGGTGATCGACATCATCGGTTCCCGTGCCCTGGGCCCGCGTGATCGCTTGATGCTGATCCAGGTCGGCAACGAGCAGATCCTGCTTGGCCTGAGCCCCGGCACCATCACCGCGTTGCATGTGCTCAAGGAACCAGTGCAGGTGCCGAGCGGGACTGAAAAATCGACCCCGGAGTTTGCCCAGCGCCTGATGGAGTTGTTGGGCAAGGATCAGAAGGATAAGAAGTAA
- the fliG gene encoding flagellar motor switch protein FliG: MSDNRAAVAKLSRVDKAAILLLSLGSTDAAQVLRHMGPKEVQRVGVAMAQMGNVHREQVEQVMSEFVDIVGDQTSLGVGSDDYVRKMLTQALGEDKANGLIDRILLGGNTSGLDSLKWMEPRAVADVIRYEHPQIQAIVVAYLDPDQAGEVLGNFDHKVRLDIILRVSSLNTVQPAALKELNQILEKQFSGNSNASRTTLGGIKRAADIMNFLDSSIEGQLMDSIREVDEDLSGQIEDLMFVFNNLSDVDDRGIQALLREVSSDVLVLALKGSDEGVKEKIFKNMSKRAAELLRDDLEAKGPVRVSDVETAQKEILTIARRMAEAGEIVLGGKGGEEMI, encoded by the coding sequence ATGAGTGATAACCGAGCCGCTGTCGCCAAACTGTCCCGGGTCGATAAAGCCGCGATTCTGCTGCTGTCCCTGGGTTCGACCGACGCCGCCCAAGTGCTGCGCCACATGGGGCCTAAAGAGGTCCAGCGTGTGGGTGTGGCCATGGCGCAAATGGGTAACGTGCACCGCGAGCAAGTCGAGCAGGTGATGAGCGAGTTCGTCGACATCGTCGGCGACCAGACCAGCCTGGGCGTCGGCTCCGACGACTACGTGCGCAAAATGCTCACCCAAGCCCTGGGCGAAGACAAGGCCAACGGCCTGATCGACCGCATCCTGCTGGGTGGCAACACCAGTGGCCTCGACAGCCTGAAGTGGATGGAACCGCGCGCCGTCGCCGACGTGATCCGTTACGAGCACCCACAGATCCAGGCGATCGTCGTGGCGTACCTCGACCCGGACCAGGCCGGTGAAGTACTCGGCAACTTCGACCACAAAGTACGCTTGGACATCATTCTGCGAGTTTCCTCGCTGAACACCGTGCAGCCAGCAGCCCTGAAAGAACTCAACCAGATTCTCGAGAAGCAGTTCTCCGGCAACTCGAACGCCTCGCGCACCACTTTGGGTGGTATCAAGCGTGCGGCCGACATCATGAACTTCCTCGACAGCTCGATCGAAGGTCAGTTGATGGACTCGATCCGCGAAGTCGACGAAGACCTGTCCGGTCAGATCGAAGACCTCATGTTCGTGTTCAACAACCTGTCCGATGTCGACGACCGCGGGATTCAGGCGTTGCTGCGCGAAGTGTCCTCCGACGTACTGGTGCTGGCCCTCAAGGGCTCGGACGAAGGCGTCAAGGAAAAGATCTTCAAGAACATGTCCAAACGAGCGGCCGAACTGTTGCGCGACGACCTCGAGGCCAAAGGCCCGGTGCGTGTCAGCGACGTGGAAACCGCGCAGAAAGAAATCCTCACCATTGCCCGCCGTATGGCCGAAGCCGGAGAAATCGTTCTCGGCGGGAAGGGTGGCGAAGAGATGATCTAA
- the fliP gene encoding flagellar type III secretion system pore protein FliP (The bacterial flagellar biogenesis protein FliP forms a type III secretion system (T3SS)-type pore required for flagellar assembly.) — protein sequence MGALRIVLTLALMLAAPLALAADPLSIPAITLGTNANGAQEYSVSLQILLIMTALSFIPAFVMLMTSFTRIIIVFSILRQALGLQQTPSNQILTGMALFLTMFIMAPVFDRVNNDALQPYLAEKMTAQDAVLKAQVPIKDFMLAQTRTSDLELFMRLSKRTDIATPDQAPLTILVPAFVTSELKTAFQIGFMIFIPFLIIDLVVASVLMAMGMMMLSPLIISLPFKIMLFVLVDGWALIIGTLASSFGGVSP from the coding sequence ATGGGTGCGCTACGCATCGTCTTGACGCTGGCCCTGATGCTGGCTGCGCCGCTGGCGCTCGCCGCCGATCCGTTGTCGATTCCGGCAATCACCTTGGGCACCAACGCCAACGGGGCTCAGGAATACTCGGTCAGCCTGCAGATTCTGCTGATCATGACCGCGCTGAGTTTCATTCCGGCGTTCGTCATGCTGATGACCAGCTTCACCCGGATCATCATCGTGTTCTCGATCCTGCGTCAGGCTCTTGGCTTGCAGCAGACGCCGTCGAACCAGATCCTCACCGGCATGGCGCTGTTCCTGACCATGTTCATCATGGCGCCGGTGTTCGACCGGGTGAACAACGATGCCTTGCAGCCGTACCTGGCGGAGAAAATGACCGCCCAGGATGCCGTGCTCAAGGCTCAAGTGCCAATCAAGGACTTCATGCTGGCCCAGACCCGCACCAGCGATCTGGAGCTGTTCATGCGTTTGTCCAAGCGCACTGACATCGCCACGCCGGATCAGGCGCCGTTGACCATTCTGGTGCCGGCGTTCGTGACGTCGGAGCTAAAAACCGCGTTCCAGATCGGCTTCATGATCTTCATTCCGTTCCTGATCATCGACCTGGTTGTGGCCAGTGTGCTGATGGCGATGGGTATGATGATGCTCTCGCCGCTGATCATTTCCCTGCCGTTCAAAATCATGCTGTTCGTGCTGGTGGATGGTTGGGCGTTGATTATCGGTACGTTGGCCAGCAGCTTTGGGGGTGTTTCGCCATGA
- the fliM gene encoding flagellar motor switch protein FliM: MAVQDLLSQDEIDALLHGVDDGLVQTDNAAEPGSVKSYDLTSQDRIVRGRMPTLEMINERFARYTRISMFNMLRRSADVAVGGVQVMKFGEYVHSLYVPTSLNLVKIKPLRGTALFILDAKLVFKLVDNFFGGDGRHAKIEGREFTPTELRVVRMVLEQAFVDLKEAWQAIMEVNFEYINSEVNPAMANIVGPSEAIVVSTFHIELDGGGGDLHVTMPYSMIEPVREMLDAGFQSDLDDQDERWVNALRQDVLDVDVPIGATVARRQLRLRDILHMQPGDIIPVEMPEEMIMRANGVPAFKVKMGSHKGNLALQVIEPIERR, encoded by the coding sequence ATGGCCGTGCAGGACCTGCTGTCCCAGGATGAGATCGATGCGCTGTTGCATGGCGTCGACGATGGTCTGGTACAGACCGATAACGCTGCTGAACCCGGCAGCGTCAAAAGTTACGACCTGACCAGCCAGGATCGGATCGTCCGCGGACGCATGCCGACCCTGGAAATGATCAACGAGCGTTTCGCCCGCTACACCCGCATCAGCATGTTCAACATGCTGCGTCGCTCGGCAGACGTTGCCGTCGGTGGCGTGCAGGTGATGAAGTTCGGCGAATACGTGCACTCGCTGTACGTGCCGACCAGCCTCAACCTGGTCAAGATCAAACCGTTGCGCGGCACTGCTCTGTTTATCCTCGACGCCAAACTGGTGTTCAAACTGGTGGACAACTTCTTCGGCGGCGATGGCCGTCACGCGAAGATCGAAGGGCGTGAATTCACCCCGACCGAGCTGCGTGTGGTGCGCATGGTGCTGGAGCAGGCGTTCGTCGATTTGAAAGAAGCCTGGCAGGCGATCATGGAAGTGAACTTCGAGTACATCAACTCGGAAGTGAACCCGGCCATGGCCAACATCGTCGGCCCGAGCGAAGCGATTGTGGTCTCGACGTTCCACATCGAACTCGATGGCGGTGGCGGCGACCTGCACGTGACCATGCCGTACTCGATGATCGAGCCGGTGCGTGAAATGCTCGACGCCGGCTTCCAGTCGGACCTCGATGACCAGGACGAGCGCTGGGTCAACGCCTTGCGCCAGGACGTGCTCGATGTCGACGTGCCGATTGGCGCCACCGTGGCCCGTCGTCAGTTGCGTCTGCGCGACATCCTGCACATGCAGCCGGGGGACATTATCCCGGTCGAGATGCCGGAAGAAATGATCATGCGCGCCAACGGCGTGCCTGCGTTCAAGGTCAAGATGGGTTCGCACAAAGGCAACCTCGCGTTGCAAGTGATCGAGCCGATCGAGCGCCGTTGA
- a CDS encoding fused response regulator/phosphatase gives MQSLFEPLTILIAEDSAADRMLLSSIVRRQGHQVLTAANGAEAVEAFRQQQPQLVLMDAMMPVMDGFEAARQIKALAGETLVPIIFLTSLTESEALARCLEAGGDDFLAKPYNQVILGAKIKAMDRLRRLQATVLEQRDQIARHHDYLLNEQRVAKAVFDKIAHSGCLNAPNIRYLQSPYALFNGDLLLAAFTPAGDMHVLLGDFTGHGLPAAVGAMPLAEVFYGMTAKGFGLPETLREMNAKLKRILPVDMFCCATLMCLSFQRRSVEVWNGGMPDGYLHSSASGERTALTARHLPLGVLSPQTFDDRTEVFPMAVGDRVFLLSDGVIDTCDANEQLFGIERLERVFAANRQPEVLFEEIEQALRDFRGEARDDVSMVEVSLLEAAQISPPALVYSDSGQSCPLDWSVSFEFRAATLKRFNPLPFLLQLLLEVHGLRAQSGALYSVLAELYSNALEHGVLGLDSSLKRDASGFARYYQERNARLDQLRDGYVRLHLVVTPEGEGGRLTIRVDDSGKGFDVAQVMDRPLDGVRLSGRGVSLVRQLSRKASWSDDGRSAHVEFYWEALA, from the coding sequence ATGCAGTCGTTGTTCGAGCCCCTGACGATCCTGATCGCTGAAGACAGCGCGGCTGATCGCATGCTGCTGTCGAGCATCGTCCGGCGCCAGGGTCATCAAGTGTTGACCGCAGCCAACGGGGCCGAGGCGGTCGAAGCGTTCCGTCAGCAGCAGCCACAACTGGTATTGATGGACGCCATGATGCCGGTGATGGACGGTTTCGAGGCGGCGCGGCAGATCAAGGCGCTGGCGGGGGAAACCCTGGTGCCGATCATCTTTCTGACCTCGCTGACTGAAAGCGAAGCCCTGGCCCGCTGCCTGGAGGCTGGCGGTGACGACTTTCTGGCGAAGCCCTACAACCAAGTGATCCTCGGAGCCAAGATCAAGGCGATGGACCGCTTGCGCCGCTTGCAGGCCACCGTGCTTGAACAGCGTGACCAAATCGCCCGGCACCACGACTATTTGCTCAATGAGCAGCGGGTGGCGAAGGCGGTATTCGACAAAATTGCCCACTCCGGCTGCCTGAATGCACCGAATATTCGCTACCTGCAATCGCCCTACGCGCTGTTCAATGGCGATCTGCTGCTGGCCGCGTTTACCCCGGCTGGCGACATGCACGTGCTACTCGGCGATTTCACCGGTCATGGCCTGCCGGCTGCGGTTGGCGCCATGCCTCTGGCGGAAGTGTTTTATGGCATGACCGCCAAGGGCTTCGGCTTGCCGGAAACCCTGCGGGAGATGAATGCCAAGCTCAAGCGCATCCTGCCGGTGGACATGTTCTGTTGCGCGACCCTGATGTGCCTGAGTTTCCAGCGACGTTCGGTTGAGGTCTGGAATGGCGGGATGCCGGACGGTTACCTGCACAGCTCCGCCAGCGGCGAACGTACAGCGCTGACGGCGCGGCACCTGCCACTGGGGGTGCTGAGCCCGCAAACCTTCGATGACCGCACAGAAGTGTTTCCGATGGCAGTTGGCGATCGGGTATTCCTGCTGTCCGATGGGGTGATCGACACCTGTGACGCCAACGAGCAGTTGTTCGGCATCGAGCGATTAGAGCGAGTGTTTGCGGCCAATCGTCAGCCCGAGGTGTTGTTCGAAGAGATCGAACAGGCCCTGCGCGACTTCCGTGGCGAGGCCCGGGATGATGTGAGCATGGTCGAGGTCAGCCTGCTGGAAGCCGCCCAGATCAGTCCGCCGGCACTGGTGTATTCCGACAGTGGTCAGTCCTGTCCGCTGGACTGGTCGGTGAGCTTCGAGTTCCGCGCCGCCACCCTTAAACGTTTCAATCCGCTGCCGTTTCTATTGCAATTGCTGCTGGAGGTCCATGGCCTTAGGGCGCAAAGTGGCGCCTTGTACAGTGTTCTGGCCGAGCTGTATTCCAATGCTCTGGAGCACGGCGTGCTGGGCCTGGATTCGAGTCTCAAGCGCGATGCCTCGGGTTTTGCGCGCTATTATCAGGAGCGCAATGCGCGCCTCGATCAATTGCGCGATGGCTACGTGCGTTTGCATTTGGTCGTAACGCCAGAGGGCGAGGGCGGTCGCCTGACGATTCGAGTCGACGACAGTGGCAAGGGTTTCGATGTGGCGCAGGTGATGGACCGTCCCCTGGATGGCGTCCGCCTGTCGGGACGGGGCGTCAGTCTGGTTCGTCAACTGAGCCGCAAGGCGAGTTGGTCAGACGATGGTCGTAGTGCGCACGTGGAGTTTTACTGGGAGGCTCTGGCATAA
- the fliL gene encoding flagellar basal body-associated protein FliL: protein MAKSEAAAAVKDPATKGKLKLITAIVVAVLLAIGLSVGATWYFMHSAASKPAVVADTAPAGKQPAVFEPMAPAFVANYNQNGRQRYMQVSITMQGRNQADLDALKVHMPVIRNNLVMLFSGQDFATLATPVGQEMLRQKATASVQEVAQKELGKVVIEQLLFTNFVLQ from the coding sequence ATGGCGAAGAGCGAAGCAGCAGCAGCGGTAAAAGACCCTGCAACCAAAGGCAAACTCAAGCTGATCACTGCGATCGTGGTGGCGGTGCTGCTGGCGATCGGCTTGTCCGTGGGGGCGACCTGGTACTTCATGCACAGCGCCGCCAGTAAACCTGCCGTCGTGGCAGACACCGCCCCGGCTGGCAAACAACCGGCGGTCTTCGAACCCATGGCGCCGGCCTTCGTCGCCAACTACAACCAGAACGGTCGTCAGCGCTACATGCAGGTGAGCATCACCATGCAGGGTCGCAACCAGGCCGATCTGGACGCGCTTAAAGTGCACATGCCGGTCATCCGCAATAACCTCGTCATGCTGTTCTCCGGCCAGGACTTCGCCACACTCGCGACCCCGGTCGGCCAAGAAATGCTGCGTCAGAAGGCCACCGCCAGCGTCCAGGAAGTGGCGCAGAAAGAGCTCGGCAAAGTGGTCATCGAACAGTTGCTTTTCACTAATTTCGTACTGCAGTAG
- the fliN gene encoding flagellar motor switch protein FliN: MNDDMNAQDDQALADEWAAALEETGDAGQDDIDALLAADTGGSASNRLQMEEFGSVPKNNEPVTLDGPNLDVILDIPVSISMEVGSTDINIRNLLQLNQGSVIELDRLAGEPLDVLVNGTLIAHGEVVVVNEKFGIRLTDVISPSERIKKLR; this comes from the coding sequence ATGAACGACGATATGAACGCCCAGGACGACCAGGCACTGGCTGATGAATGGGCTGCTGCGCTGGAAGAAACCGGTGACGCCGGCCAGGACGATATCGATGCCTTGCTGGCCGCGGATACCGGTGGCTCGGCGTCCAACCGTCTGCAGATGGAAGAGTTCGGCAGCGTGCCGAAGAACAACGAGCCGGTGACCCTCGACGGTCCGAACCTGGACGTGATCCTCGACATCCCGGTGTCGATTTCCATGGAAGTCGGTAGCACCGACATCAACATCCGTAACCTGCTGCAACTCAACCAGGGTTCGGTCATCGAGCTGGATCGCCTGGCCGGTGAGCCGCTGGACGTGCTGGTCAACGGCACGCTGATCGCTCACGGCGAAGTGGTTGTGGTCAACGAGAAGTTCGGCATCCGCCTGACTGACGTGATCAGCCCAAGCGAACGCATCAAGAAGCTGCGCTAA
- a CDS encoding flagellar hook-length control protein FliK, which produces MPVTPNSLLQAAAKAKPQAASANTPLVAAVPVDKASSFAKVFANQAQNKPAVWAEAPVKPARDKTSDSPGKKDVGHTKAAASAPTVADSGKTLPADHSVPAPASADDKTASDSNTDTANTPVAVDTPPVDPTLDPALMQAVQPVVPAPAPETPPVVATAQPQVEAPVTAAVAAAPAPAAAPATANTDFDPAADPLDAMPALRMAMEQSGHVSASSQAQPKAAPTQTQGDGDLTSAQSFAAGMATMLEVQTDKDSTSQGGDKAFSGLINEGLKDLTSSSSDTRVDDFASRLAALTQAATPKTANALPVQVNQPIAMHQSGWTDEVVNRVMYLSSANLKAADIQLQPAELGRLDIRVNMAPDQQTQVTFMSAHPAVREALDGQMHRLRDMFAEQGMGQVDVNVSDQSRGWQGQGQDQQAQQGQSGRTNASGGRVDGMDDEIVPTVAEVAASTTSVIGSSAVDYYA; this is translated from the coding sequence ATGCCCGTTACCCCCAACTCGCTTCTTCAGGCCGCCGCAAAGGCCAAGCCTCAAGCCGCCTCCGCCAACACCCCGCTGGTGGCTGCGGTGCCTGTGGATAAGGCGTCCAGCTTCGCCAAGGTCTTCGCCAATCAAGCCCAGAACAAGCCTGCAGTGTGGGCTGAAGCGCCGGTCAAACCCGCTCGGGATAAAACCTCGGACAGCCCTGGCAAAAAGGACGTCGGCCACACCAAGGCTGCCGCCTCGGCCCCGACCGTTGCCGATAGCGGCAAAACCTTGCCCGCCGATCATTCGGTGCCGGCGCCTGCCTCGGCAGACGACAAGACCGCCAGCGATAGCAATACCGACACCGCCAATACCCCGGTAGCCGTCGATACGCCGCCGGTCGATCCGACGCTCGATCCTGCCTTGATGCAAGCGGTTCAGCCGGTAGTGCCCGCACCAGCGCCGGAAACGCCACCCGTGGTTGCCACGGCGCAACCGCAAGTCGAGGCTCCTGTGACTGCTGCCGTTGCTGCAGCGCCGGCCCCGGCAGCCGCCCCGGCGACCGCCAATACCGATTTCGATCCAGCGGCCGACCCGCTCGATGCGATGCCGGCCTTGCGCATGGCCATGGAGCAGAGCGGCCACGTGTCCGCTTCCAGCCAGGCACAACCCAAAGCGGCGCCGACCCAGACGCAAGGCGATGGCGACCTGACCTCGGCGCAAAGCTTCGCCGCCGGCATGGCGACCATGCTTGAGGTGCAAACCGACAAGGACAGCACCAGTCAGGGCGGCGACAAGGCGTTCAGTGGTTTGATCAACGAAGGTCTCAAGGACCTGACGTCTTCCAGCAGCGATACCCGTGTCGATGATTTTGCCAGCCGTCTGGCGGCATTAACCCAGGCCGCCACACCGAAAACCGCCAATGCATTGCCAGTACAGGTCAATCAGCCGATTGCCATGCATCAGAGCGGCTGGACTGACGAAGTGGTAAACCGCGTCATGTATCTGTCCAGCGCCAATCTCAAGGCGGCCGACATCCAGTTGCAGCCGGCTGAACTGGGGCGCCTGGATATTCGGGTGAACATGGCGCCGGACCAGCAGACCCAAGTAACCTTCATGAGCGCTCACCCAGCGGTTCGCGAAGCGCTGGACGGTCAAATGCATCGCCTGCGTGACATGTTTGCGGAGCAGGGCATGGGCCAGGTCGACGTCAACGTGTCCGATCAGTCCCGTGGCTGGCAGGGCCAGGGGCAGGATCAGCAGGCGCAGCAAGGGCAAAGCGGTCGCACCAATGCCAGCGGCGGTCGCGTTGATGGCATGGACGATGAAATCGTGCCGACGGTTGCAGAAGTGGCGGCCAGCACCACCAGCGTCATCGGCTCCAGCGCCGTCGACTACTACGCCTGA
- a CDS encoding Hpt domain-containing protein, protein MADTHLDRDVLSALQEVMEDEYPTLLDTFIADSEERLLVLRKAEDAAQLMNAAHSFKGSSSNMGAIRLAELCDELEQRARQESLAGIEKLVGEIDGEFAIVRPLYEAERQRSLAE, encoded by the coding sequence GTGGCTGACACACATCTGGATCGCGACGTGCTGAGCGCGTTGCAGGAAGTCATGGAGGATGAGTATCCGACCTTGCTGGATACCTTCATCGCCGATTCCGAGGAGCGTTTGCTCGTCCTGCGAAAGGCTGAAGATGCCGCGCAGCTCATGAATGCTGCCCACAGTTTCAAAGGCAGTAGCAGCAACATGGGCGCCATTCGACTGGCCGAGCTCTGCGATGAGCTGGAGCAGCGGGCCAGGCAGGAGAGCCTGGCGGGCATCGAGAAACTGGTCGGAGAAATTGACGGCGAGTTCGCCATCGTCCGCCCGCTTTATGAGGCTGAGCGTCAACGTTCCCTGGCGGAATAA